From one Triticum aestivum cultivar Chinese Spring chromosome 4B, IWGSC CS RefSeq v2.1, whole genome shotgun sequence genomic stretch:
- the LOC123092565 gene encoding arginine biosynthesis bifunctional protein ArgJ, chloroplastic isoform X2 — protein sequence MPPPSLLLFHCRAPLPHRPLRMSSPSPSRRVVCSASTAEGYISAAPILLPDGPWKQVEGGVTAAKGFRAAGIYGGLRAKGQKPDLALVACDVDATVAGSFTTNVVAAAPVLYCKRVLSSSKTARAVLINAGQANAATGDAGYQDAVDSAEAVAKLLNVSTNDILIQSTGVIGQRIKKEALINSLPRLVGSLSSSTEGSNSSAVAITTTDLVSKSIAVQTEIGGVPIKIGGMAKGSGMIHPNMATMLGVLTTDAQVRSDVWREMVRTSVDGDTSTNDCVIAMASGLSGLSDILTHDSAEAQQLQACLDAVMQGLAKSIAWDGEGATCLIEVTVTGANNEADAAKIARSVAASSLVKAAVFGRDPNWGRIACSVGYSGIHFDADQLDISLGVIPLMKNGQPLPFDRSAASKYLKDAGDIHGTVNIDVSVGNGGGTGKAWGCDLSYKYVEINAEYTT from the exons ATGCCGCCACCCTCCCTCCTGCTCTTCCACTGCCGCGCCCCGCTCCCGCACCGCCCACTGCGGATGAGCTCTCCGTCGCCGAGCAGGAGGGTCGTCTGCTCCGCCTCCACTGCCGAGGGGTACATCTCCGCGGCGCCGATCCTCCTTCCAGACGGGCCATGGAAGCAG GTAGAAGGCGGCGTCACGGCGGCGAAGGGGTTTAGGGCCGCGGGCATCTACGGCGGCCTGCGCGCCAAGGGACAGAAGCCTGACTTGGCGCTTGTTGCTTGCGAcgtcgacgccaccgtcgccg GATCTTTTACAACAAATGTTGTTGCTGCTGCGCCTGTTCTGTATTGCAAGCGTGTCCTTAGTTCATCCAAAACA GCTCGTGCTGTGTTGATTAATGCTGGTCAAGCAAATGCAGCCACT GGTGATGCAGGATATCAGGACGCAGTGGATAGTGCAGAAGCTGTTGCCAAG CTTTTGAATGTGAGCACAAATGACATACTGATCCAGTCCACTGGTGTCATTGGTCAAAGAATAAAAAAG GAAGCACTTATAAATTCACTTCCTAGACTTGTGGGCTCTCTGTCTTCATCTACTGAAGG TTCAAATTCTTCAGCTGTGGCCATCACAACTACAGACCTTGTTAGCAAGAGTATTGCTGTCCAGACTGAG ATTGGAGGAGTGCCTATCAAGATAGGAGGAATGGCCAAAGGTTCTGGGATGATTCATCCAAATATGGCGACAATGCTTGGT GTTCTCACGACCGATGCTCAAGTAAGAAGTGATGTTTGGAGAGAAATGGTCCGGACATCA gtggatggtgatacaagtacgaATGACTGTGTTATTGCTATGGCTAGTGGATTATCTGGTTTGTCGGACATCCTCACTCATGATAGCGCTGAAGCTCAACAGCTCCAAGCATGCCTAGATGCA GTAATGCAAGGCCTCGCAAAATCCATAGCATGGGATGGTGAGGGTGCAACCTGCTTAATTGAG GTTACTGTAACTGGTGCAAATAATGAGGCAGACGCAGCTAAAATTGCTCGTTCAGTGGCAGCGTCCTCCTTGGTTAAA GCTGCTGTATTTGGGCGAGACCCGAACTGGGGGCGTATTGCTTGCTCTGTCGGCTATTCAGGGATTCATTTTGATGCAGATCAACTTGATATTTCCCTTGGAGTTATTCCACTAATGAAAAATGGCCAACCACTCCCTTTTGACAG ATCTGCTGCTAGCAAGTATCTCAAAGATGCTGGTGACATCCATGGTACAGTAAACATTGATGTATCAGTTG GGAATGGAGGAGGCACTGGAAAGGCGTGGGGCTGTGATCTAAGTTATAAGTATGTCGAAATAAATGCTGAGTACACAACGTGA
- the LOC123092565 gene encoding arginine biosynthesis bifunctional protein ArgJ, chloroplastic isoform X1, producing MPPPSLLLFHCRAPLPHRPLRMSSPSPSRRVVCSASTAEGYISAAPILLPDGPWKQVEGGVTAAKGFRAAGIYGGLRAKGQKPDLALVACDVDATVAGSFTTNVVAAAPVLYCKRVLSSSKTARAVLINAGQANAATGDAGYQDAVDSAEAVAKLLNVSTNDILIQSTGVIGQRIKKEALINSLPRLVGSLSSSTEGSNSSAVAITTTDLVSKSIAVQTEIGGVPIKIGGMAKGSGMIHPNMATMLGVLTTDAQVRSDVWREMVRTSVSRSFNQITVDGDTSTNDCVIAMASGLSGLSDILTHDSAEAQQLQACLDAVMQGLAKSIAWDGEGATCLIEVTVTGANNEADAAKIARSVAASSLVKAAVFGRDPNWGRIACSVGYSGIHFDADQLDISLGVIPLMKNGQPLPFDRSAASKYLKDAGDIHGTVNIDVSVGNGGGTGKAWGCDLSYKYVEINAEYTT from the exons ATGCCGCCACCCTCCCTCCTGCTCTTCCACTGCCGCGCCCCGCTCCCGCACCGCCCACTGCGGATGAGCTCTCCGTCGCCGAGCAGGAGGGTCGTCTGCTCCGCCTCCACTGCCGAGGGGTACATCTCCGCGGCGCCGATCCTCCTTCCAGACGGGCCATGGAAGCAG GTAGAAGGCGGCGTCACGGCGGCGAAGGGGTTTAGGGCCGCGGGCATCTACGGCGGCCTGCGCGCCAAGGGACAGAAGCCTGACTTGGCGCTTGTTGCTTGCGAcgtcgacgccaccgtcgccg GATCTTTTACAACAAATGTTGTTGCTGCTGCGCCTGTTCTGTATTGCAAGCGTGTCCTTAGTTCATCCAAAACA GCTCGTGCTGTGTTGATTAATGCTGGTCAAGCAAATGCAGCCACT GGTGATGCAGGATATCAGGACGCAGTGGATAGTGCAGAAGCTGTTGCCAAG CTTTTGAATGTGAGCACAAATGACATACTGATCCAGTCCACTGGTGTCATTGGTCAAAGAATAAAAAAG GAAGCACTTATAAATTCACTTCCTAGACTTGTGGGCTCTCTGTCTTCATCTACTGAAGG TTCAAATTCTTCAGCTGTGGCCATCACAACTACAGACCTTGTTAGCAAGAGTATTGCTGTCCAGACTGAG ATTGGAGGAGTGCCTATCAAGATAGGAGGAATGGCCAAAGGTTCTGGGATGATTCATCCAAATATGGCGACAATGCTTGGT GTTCTCACGACCGATGCTCAAGTAAGAAGTGATGTTTGGAGAGAAATGGTCCGGACATCAGTTAGTAGAAGTTTCAACCAAATTACT gtggatggtgatacaagtacgaATGACTGTGTTATTGCTATGGCTAGTGGATTATCTGGTTTGTCGGACATCCTCACTCATGATAGCGCTGAAGCTCAACAGCTCCAAGCATGCCTAGATGCA GTAATGCAAGGCCTCGCAAAATCCATAGCATGGGATGGTGAGGGTGCAACCTGCTTAATTGAG GTTACTGTAACTGGTGCAAATAATGAGGCAGACGCAGCTAAAATTGCTCGTTCAGTGGCAGCGTCCTCCTTGGTTAAA GCTGCTGTATTTGGGCGAGACCCGAACTGGGGGCGTATTGCTTGCTCTGTCGGCTATTCAGGGATTCATTTTGATGCAGATCAACTTGATATTTCCCTTGGAGTTATTCCACTAATGAAAAATGGCCAACCACTCCCTTTTGACAG ATCTGCTGCTAGCAAGTATCTCAAAGATGCTGGTGACATCCATGGTACAGTAAACATTGATGTATCAGTTG GGAATGGAGGAGGCACTGGAAAGGCGTGGGGCTGTGATCTAAGTTATAAGTATGTCGAAATAAATGCTGAGTACACAACGTGA